The Poecilia reticulata strain Guanapo linkage group LG4, Guppy_female_1.0+MT, whole genome shotgun sequence genomic interval NNNNNNNNNNNNNNNNNNNNNNNNNNNNNNNNNNNNNNNNNNNNNNNNNNNNNNNNNNNNNNNNNNNNNNNNNNNNNNNNNNNNNNNNNNNNNNNNNNNNNNNNNNNNNNNNNNNNNNNNNNNNNNNNNNNNNNNNNNNNNNNNNNNNNNNNNNNNNNNNNNNNNNNNNNNNNNNNNNNNNNNNNNNNNNNNNNNNNNNNNNNNNNNNNNNNNNNNNNNNNNNNNNNNNNNNNNNNNNNNNNNNNNNNNNNNNNNNNNNNNNNNNNNNNNNNNNNNNNNNNNNNNNNNNNNNNNNNNNNNNNNNNNNNNNNNNNNNNNNNNNNNNNNNNNNNNNNNNNNNNNNNNNNNNNNNNNNNNNNNNNNNNNNNNNNNNNNNNNNNNNNNNNNNNNNNNNNNNNNNNNNNNNNNNNNNNNNNNNNNNNNNNNNNNNNNNNNNNNNNNNNNNNNNNNNNNNNNNNNNNNNNNNNNNNNNNNNNNNNNNNNNNNNNNNNNNNNNNNNNNNNNNNNNNNNNNNNNNNNNNNNNNNNNNNNNNNNNNNNNNNNNNNNNNNNNNNNNNNNNNNNNNNNNNNNNNNNNNNNNNNNNNNNNNNNNNNNNNNNNNNNNNNNNNNNNNNNNNACATCCCATCTTCactcacaaataaaacacaacgcAGAGTTCATAGGGTGTCTTCCACCAGCGGCAGACCCAAAGAGGGAAAGCCTGggttacattttcatcaaactcatatttagtaacaggagaatcaatgaaaccatatttaattgtcatatgttttaactattaaaatgatttgtagccaatctaatcctggtttatgttgaacgtcagtggttgtgttgggttttcttttatgtcagatttgacaataaagacatttgatgttttagtgtcttgggagtgcagttCCTGTTGGGGCattcactttttcttgaatttataattGGCTCTGttcccttatatttggctagatgttgaattttagttctgcaacagaattaaatcagtttcttcTGTGAAACactgatatatctttgctaatcaaactacaaataatagtagaactttgcagaaggtgagaaattgggaggtggagggttaattattatctaagaagaattttattgtgaggataATATCAAAGAattcccagatgtcagagattttcctcttactggctccatttcagacaattaatcaagtttacttctgtagcacatttcagcaacaatgcagttcatgaaatcacaaaaaatataaagtcataaaaaaaacataatctacaattgagaaaaccagtaacagacattacattttgatgagtgccatcatcaatacacatcaaatatgttggtcaatgttcattttattttggccactgaagacaaatattctcctctgatgcgagaccaaaaggacaacaacccatgatgcagcacggctcatcgcgcttttattttgaaaactgacaCGCAAAATGAggcagtcacgtgacccatgcaatgccaggcctcgtttgttgccagtcacgtggttttcagcaagactacacaagcctcgaagcggagcttcatcggacacgccccctttttactcggtacaagcctcgaagcctggattcagatAGCCCATCACTAGTAgcaagcaacagaaaaacacacgcCCCACTACCCATTACTTCAGACTTCGGAACAAAACGCAGTGGAACTCCATATAAAGTTGGAAAAGAGGAAAGGatagggaggaagaggaaggttTTATTCCACTTTAAGGAAAACAGAAGACATGAGAAGCTGAGGTAATGAGGCACAACAAGCGTAAAAGAAATTGATGCGAGTAAATGTTGCTACTACACATTCGTGTACGGCGGTATGAACCTTGATGTTGTTTTACGATCCTTTCtaatagaaaagaagaataaCTCAGTCCAAGccagttggtggcggtaatgcacaaCATGATTGTTTGCCaaccatagacatgaatacgCAGACGCCTCGTGGAGCGCTGAGTTGTACGTAGcagcgtccgccatcttctatgtggcagcagagcGATCGGAGCACCAGAGAAAGATGCCTCACTCATGTTCTGCGTGGAATTGTACTAACCGCTTTTCATCACAAACAAGATCCATCGGCATAACTTTTCACAGGTAAGAATGGAAATGTATTTATGCTTGCATTTGTCCGTTACAAAGTCATTTTCCATCGGTGAAATCAGTCTCAGAACTACGGAGTcctccaggggacatgaggatttctttttcttttgcgttccctcgcaaaacTTTTGCGCTCgctcgcaataatctactgatcagttcatgcggcataattgatacTGTGAGCCTTTTTTATCGTGGCCACCgaactttctgctttaatacaagcttataagGTTTTTCTATTAAGTAATTATCgcggggtaataagtcatctaATTGtgtctttgttgtgtttgtgtctaaatggtttaaagggctgctttcagtgccgttccatctgagcctgaacagacataaacatgcagtaaataaatcggTTTTCAATCCGTTTTCTGCACCaaagcgttaataataataataaacatgttttattattataaaacacagccaGTAAACTAATGGTGGTAGAGGGCCGCACTGGGTTAACTCggggaatctcatctgtccgTGTATCAGTCAACTCCAAACCTTCTGCTGGATAATTGTGCTGgttctgtcacaattatcgatttatttaattttgattatcagGCTCCAAACTTTGCGAGGACTGACCACCCCTTCCTCATACACACAGATGCCTATCTCCAGTAAATGTTCCTGGCGAGAgacggggttcaccctggacaggtcgccagtctgtcgcagggcaacacagagacgcacaggacaaacaaccaggcACGCACACGTAGGGGCACAGTGACAAAAAACTTCCATTTTCTAAAGAGGAGTGCAGAggccctcagtggggtcgggaggggtgctggtgcccatctccagccaacgtttcgggtgagaggcggggtcacctggacaggtcgccagtctgtcgcagggcaacacagagacacacaaccatgcacacacacacacacacctagggacagtttagagaggccaattaacctgacagtcatgtttttggactgtgggaggaaaccggagtacccggagaaaacccacgcatgcacagggagaacatgcaagctccatgcagaaaaaccggggccgggaatcgaacccagaaccttcttgctgcaaggcaacagctctaccaactgcgccactgtgaaaacgtgtttattattattaacgctttggtgcaaaaaaactgattgaaaaattatttacttcatgtttatgtctgttaaggctcagATGGAATGGCGCTgaaagcagccctttaaaccattcagacacaaacacaacagagacacaatcagatgactgattaccccgcgataataactcaatagtcgAAAAACCTTATAAgtttgtattaaagcagaaagtacggcggccaccgtaaaaaaggcttacagtattcaattacgccgcatgaactgatcagtagattattgcgagggaacgcaaaagaaaaaaaattccccatgtcccctggagggctcggTACAGAACAACCaaagaaagttttttgtttttttttactaaatttgaCCGAAGTAGGTACTCTGATTATTGTGATTTACTTATCAAACGTTTGTCATACTATATAGGTTTCCAAAAGATAGAGATCTAAGGAAGAGATGGGAAACAGCTCTCAGAAGAGAAGGGTTTTCTGCTAGCTTGTCCTCCATGCTCTGCAGTGAGCATTTCAGACCAGAAGATTTTGACAGGACAGGTCAGACAGTCAGGATCAGAACTGGAGCTGTTCCTTCAGTCTTCCGTTTCCCAGCTCATCTCCACAAGGTCAGTGCTTCTAGAATGCCAAGATTCAGTGCCACACCATCctggaaaaagtattttcccttTTTGAATATGCTTGAATGTATGTtagataattatgttttttttaaatcttttatcaTTGGCTTTAGCATGTGTTTACCAGGACATCTAAGACCTCAAAGAAGGCACAGAAGACTCTGTCACTAGACTGCTCCCAAGTTGTTCAAGAGGCTAAGCCAGTGTCTGTGGCCAAAAATGTGAGTAAATACATGATAACTTTGTCTTAAGCAGCTGTTTGCATTATCCTGTGTATATGAAAACCTCTGCTCACTCCCACCTGCTCACAACATCTCCACTCTGTCATTTTTTATACAGACTTGCATGGACACAGCCAGCCCCAGGCATCAGGAAATTAAGCAGGTGCATGTCTACATTCCCCATAATAAAAGCTTGAATTCCAACACAGACCATAGTTccaaatttgtattatttgtttattgataATGAGAATGCTATTAAACTtgatttgtcattttcatcatGATGAggtttgttaattttatttaattttaaatttaaacttgagCCCCTCTCCCAGATCcgactaaatatatatttgaaatgcTATTAGTGATGCTGATGTTCTTAACAGGAAGAGGGGCCCCTACATCATATTCTTCTTAAAACTCCATACCATGATGAAACAGCCATGAACAAACGCTGAAGCATTTCATTATGGAGCGTCATtcaaacacatacacatatatTAACAATATTCACATCTTTGTTGTTATAGGATCACTCCTATGCTCTGCCTTCATCCAGTGATGATCTGAGGGCCAGACTCAGGGAAGCCTTGGCTAGGGTGGAGAGTCTGGAAAGGGAGAGGAGGAATGCAAAGGACAGAGAGAAGAGGGCAAAGAAAACTGTGAGTGGTCTTTTGGAGGATCTCAGGATGAAGAAACTAATTAATGAAGATTTGAAAGAGCAGCTCGATCTATACTCGGgtataaacaaataatttttttttctggattttttaactgttttagaTATTGGTTTTGTAGTTGTATTTAAGAATAAGTAAAAACAGACAGTTGTAATGCTGGGGAGGAAGCGGCTGGTGAGGGAGTGGAAGGGTCCATCTATCCCCTCTCTTACCCATTGGTTTAGCCCTGGGGCGACTTGCTGCCTTAGAGAGATTATCTTATAGACTGTTAAAAAGGGTTGAAGAgtccaacaggaagtggtccCGCTACGCATCATATGTGGGTTAAATGGCATTTCCAGCTCAGATGTAATTAGACTAGATGAACTTACAGTAATGCTGTAATTATCTAAATGTATCAGGGTATAGGgcattgttattttatgttatgtatGTCAAGTTTCAGTTGATGTTTATGTtccttgtcatttttttatatattttttttgtaattttctattattattattattattattattattgcttcaAGTATTTTCTGTTAACTGTATTGGCCTCAAGAATCCACAAAGACTAACCATTGTTTAGCTGATGCCAAATTATGATGTCCTAAGTGTGGAATTATGGTATATTTTTCTGTTGGCAAATCAATAAAGTTcaagtcataaaaaaagaataagtaaaaaaaaacaataaaaataaataaaatcaacaattattaacCTATCAATAAACTCTGAAAgtgatgcaaaaaatataaagaaaacaaagaataaactATCAAAATCCTAgttgataaagaaataaagcacaAATCGCTCCAACAGTGACTTACTAATTTGCCTGTGCTAATTGAATTTCAGATCTCATTCGCCAAATTCTTAAAAAGCTGTCCTGTGATGTGTGACGTGGTAGTTGGGTTACTGATGCTGCACCTGAATCATTTGATCAGAGCTATCACTTGCTCACATTAATACACAAAGGAGGATTGATGACTCCTTCTGAGGGCACAGTAAGGGTGGTCAGATCAGCTGAGCTGAGCAAGGTCAGAACAAGTTGTCAAAGTGGCCTTGATCTGTCAGTTGGTTCGTGCAGAGATTGGATCTGAGGATATATTTTTTCTGGGGGGGCACATTCAAGAAACACAGTTTGGAATTGACAGCCAACATTTTATGTTGATGTTTCAAGTCATGTCTGTCTTTCACAAACTTAGACTGCACCATATTGCCAAGCTGAAAACTCTTAAGTTGCAGAGTGGTAACACATGGAAAAAGCTGTGCAAGACTGTTATTTTCCAAGGTTATTAGCTTCAAAAAATAGAGATTGCAGTCGTATAACTGACTGCATTACTGcaatctctatttttttttaatattgtgccCACTCTGACTTGTAGTTAGCTTTAGccttcaatgaaaaaaaaaatcggagtTTACTGAGATGAAAACGCAAGACCCATTTCAGGCAAGATATTTGTTCACAAccttcacacagaaacaaaacttcagAAATTCAGTATACTCCCTCTCAGATCAATTTCACAAGACACAGGCAGGGGGTAGCTTAAGGCCTCATGTATGCATGTTTTCTTTGGTCCTTAATTTGGTCCAGTTATGTCTTGAACAGTAAGattaattttctccttttttttgctgaagaactgtgtgtttatatatatatattgacgATGGTGCAGACGATGTCTCTGTGTACATATGTTCATAAATGTTCATTACTGTAAATATAAAGACGATTTATCAGAATCAATTGTATCATAggttgacatttattttctttattcaaaaattacaattaaaatattatgaaaagtCATAAATGTTGTCTTTGGTGATTGTTTAATTTCTAAGTATATTAAGGTTTATGTGCGAGTGGGTCGATGACGAACATTagctaaaaatactttgtagaacggcactttcTGAAGTTCGGTCCCTTCACTGTAATTACTTTCACATAatccacattcaatatggcggacgctgttacgtatcgcagcaacgggctgacccgctccatgaggcgtctacttGTTCATGTCTATGTTTCCAACCACCAAAAAAAGCcggcagaagaagaagagacacTGAATGAATCCCAAGACGAGTGAGTCGAAGGGAAAAAGTTGTATCTGGAGCCAATTTAGATGCGTTCACAACACAGTTGCATGGTGCAACATTTGCAAAGTAAAACTCTCAACCAAAGTTGGCTTCCACAGGAAGTATTTGTCGACATTTAAGACTGAAACATCCGACTGTTAAGCAGCAAGCGGTAATACAGGACCCTGCTCCCTTTACTCGGGGATTTGAGAGCTCGAAATGATTTGCTTCAGTTCGTTCACTCCAATGATTCACGAACGGTTGGTTCACGTGGATGCTCAGCGGGAGTAGCCAAAGCAGGTCATTAGAGAGTTCGAAAAGAACGTTTTTACTTGAACTACGCCGGAGTGTGATTAAGAAACCGAAATCAGGTGAATAAAGCAATCTCTGCCTTCTGACATTGCTATACgccatgtttcttttatttaaatgagctaaACACATTTGTATGATTTCTAATCTAATTAAAACCGATTCTCTCTCGCTGTCCTTAGATACAGAAAGATTTACTGTCAGTGTATTCCAGGGATTTGTCGGAATCGCTTATTATCGGGGTAGCAGTGCAGCGCTGGAGCATCAGTCTGCAGAGTTTGCTCCTCCTAACTAGCCGCGTTAGCACATTGTTATTAGCAACATAGCCGACTGAAGCTTCCTTAGACCGACTTAGCTAGCACGAAGAAACAGAACTAGGAGGTAGAAACTAGATTAGTGACTGAAACTCTCAAGAGCATTACAACCAACTTATTTGAGTTGGCACCAATGCAGGGTGCCATCCCAGGATATGTGGGCTGTTGGTCACAAATTTGGCTTTGACTTTGTAGGTTTCTGGACTGCACAACATCTTGTTCAAGAAACTAGCTTGAGATGATCTGAGCTTTATGACATGGTGCATTATCCTGCTGGAAAAATCATGCAGAAATTAATGTAGCCATAAAGTAATGGATTGCATCAAAATCCATTAATCATTTGGCAAGAGTTGCAAACTGTGCCGAGATAATATTCCCCCGACACCATTGTACAACCACCCCTTCAACCTTTGATACCTGATAGATTGCAGTTTTGCTTTCATGCATGTCTAATTCTGACTGTATTATCAGAATGTTTAAGCTCAAATCAAAGTTTTTCCAATTTGTTATGTCCCAGTTTGGGTGAGCCTGAGGGTAAATGGTAGCCCCACTTTCCCTTCTTTAGCTAGTATGTGTGTAGGGCCTTACAAAAAGCATCACCTTTTGTAACAGGAGAGATAATACAACATTTTCTGGCTGCAATATTGGTTTATCTGCATTTTCCTCAGATCAAAATGAGCCCGGACGCACAACAGAGGATCGGCTTTATTGGTGCAGGAAACATGGCTTTTGGCATTGCAAAGGGGATGTTGTCAGGTTAGTGTAGACTGACTTGTTGAAATACTGAAACAATATTTGAGTGTAAATCTTcatggtcattttttttttttgtattgcagGAAATGTTCTACCTGCAAACATCAAAGTTAGTGCACCATCCTCTACAAATTTAGGACGATTccaggtatttatttattatttttctgtaatttatttgtaaGGTTACTCAAGATGATGAGCAGCAACAAATGAGGACATGCTACTGTTTCTAAGTTTAGTTTGGTTTTGCTCCATGTTTTCATCAGCAAACCAGCTGCTGTAATGAATTCCTGCAGATGTGAACGGAGAAAAGCTTAAATCAGTTATTCCAGCACACCTAACTCAGATTCTGAGTATTTTATCTGCCAGTTGTATGGATAGTTGTGCTTGATAAATCTGTTGTTGAACTGGTAAAATGTTTCCAGGAACTTGGCATTTCTGTGACACACTCCAACCCTGAGGTGGTCTGTGGGTCAGATGTGGTGTTTGTCGCCGTCAAGCCTCATATGATTCCACGTGTTCTCGTCGAAGTCTCTCAGCACATCACAAAGAAGCAGATAATCGTGTCGGTTGCCGCCGGAGTGACGCTAGCTATGTTGGAGGAGGTGAGGGCCACAGCCGCTGTAACAGGTTTTCCCTATACAGGTTTGATCTGTCTGGGTATCAAATATCTtgaatctttctttctttttcatgtcaAGCTCCTCCCAGAAAACTCGATCGTCATCAGGCTGATGCCTAACCTTCCCTGTCTGGTTCAAGAGGGGGCCCTCTTGTTTGCACTGGGCACCAACGCAAAAGGGGAGGATGGCGCTCTACTTCTCGGCTTGTTGCATTGCTGTGGTTTGGTGGAGGAAGTGCCTGAAGCCTGGATCGATGTCCACACAGGGCTGAGTGGGAGCGGAGTCGCTTTTGTGAGTCTCAGTGTGTGTTTATATCTACACACTAAGAATtataccattttttttacacaagctTTTGCCAATGTCCCACAAGTAACATTACCAGCTTAGACACTTCTCCATCATGTAAAATTTTCTTTGCCATTATTTAGTAatctagtttgtttgttttttgccgttttttttttttttttgtctaggtGTATCTTTTTGCAGAAGCGCTGGCAGAAGGAGCTGTTAAAAT includes:
- the pycr3 gene encoding pyrroline-5-carboxylate reductase 3 isoform X1 — protein: MWAVGHKFGFDFIKMSPDAQQRIGFIGAGNMAFGIAKGMLSGNVLPANIKVSAPSSTNLGRFQELGISVTHSNPEVVCGSDVVFVAVKPHMIPRVLVEVSQHITKKQIIVSVAAGVTLAMLEELLPENSIVIRLMPNLPCLVQEGALLFALGTNAKGEDGALLLGLLHCCGLVEEVPEAWIDVHTGLSGSGVAFVYLFAEALAEGAVKMGMPSALAHSIASQTVLGAGKLLRDSGKHPAQLRAEVCTPGGTTIYGLHTLEQGGVRASVMSAVESATQRARELGRK
- the LOC103463384 gene encoding THAP domain-containing protein 6-like isoform X1; its protein translation is MPHSCSAWNCTNRFSSQTRSIGITFHRFPKDRDLRKRWETALRREGFSASLSSMLCSEHFRPEDFDRTGQTVRIRTGAVPSVFRFPAHLHKHVFTRTSKTSKKAQKTLSLDCSQVVQEAKPVSVAKNTCMDTASPRHQEIKQDHSYALPSSSDDLRARLREALARVESLERERRNAKDREKRAKKTVSGLLEDLRMKKLINEDLKEQLDLYSGINK
- the pycr3 gene encoding pyrroline-5-carboxylate reductase 3 isoform X2; the protein is MSPDAQQRIGFIGAGNMAFGIAKGMLSGNVLPANIKVSAPSSTNLGRFQELGISVTHSNPEVVCGSDVVFVAVKPHMIPRVLVEVSQHITKKQIIVSVAAGVTLAMLEELLPENSIVIRLMPNLPCLVQEGALLFALGTNAKGEDGALLLGLLHCCGLVEEVPEAWIDVHTGLSGSGVAFVYLFAEALAEGAVKMGMPSALAHSIASQTVLGAGKLLRDSGKHPAQLRAEVCTPGGTTIYGLHTLEQGGVRASVMSAVESATQRARELGRK
- the LOC103463384 gene encoding THAP domain-containing protein 6-like isoform X2, whose protein sequence is MPHSCSAWNCTNRFSSQTRSIGITFHRFPKDRDLRKRWETALRREGFSASLSSMLCSEHFRPEDFDRTGQTVRIRTGAVPSVFRFPAHLHKHVFTRTSKTSKKAQKTLSLDCSQVVQEAKPVSVAKNDHSYALPSSSDDLRARLREALARVESLERERRNAKDREKRAKKTVSGLLEDLRMKKLINEDLKEQLDLYSGINK